The Roseibium sp. Sym1 nucleotide sequence GAGGTGATCACCGAGGGGGTGTTCACGAGACTGATCCTGGACGATCCGGAGCTCACCGGCGTCGCGGCGATCCTGTTCGACGAATTCCACGAACGGTCCCTCGATGGCGACCTTGGCCTGGCCCTGGCGCTCGATGTGCAATCGGCCTTGCGGGACGATCTCAGGCTGCTGCCGATGTCGGCGACCCTGGACGCCGCCGGGATCTCGAAGCTGCTGGGCGATGCGCCCGTCATCGAGAGCAAGGGACGCAGCTTTCCCGTCGGGACGCGCTATCTTGGCCGGTCGCCCCAGGAACGCATCGAACCTCAGATTGTCCGGGCCGTCAGACAGGCCGTTGCCGAGGAAACCGGCTCGGTGCTCGTCTTCCTGCCGGGCCAGGGCGAAATCCGGCGAACCGCCGAGATGCTGGACGGCAAGCTGCCCGCAAACTGCCAGATCGCCCCGCTCTATGGCGGGCTCGACGCAAAGGCCCAGGACGCTGCCATCCGGCCTGCGGCAGAAGGACAACGAAAGATCGTCCTGGCGAGCGCGATTGCCCAGACCTCGCTGACCATCGAGGGCGTGCGCGTGGTCATCGACAGCGGTCTGGCGCGCGTGCCGAAATACGAGCCGCAGACAGGGCTGACCCGGCTGGAAACCGCTCGGGTGTCGCGCGCCTCCGCCGACCAGCGCCGCGGCCGCGCGGGCCGGACAGAGCCCGGCGTCTGCTACCGGCTCTGGGACGAGGCCCAGACCGCAGCCCTGCCCCGGGCCGAGGCCCCGGAAATCCTGGAAGCGGACCTGAGCGGCCTTGTGCTGGATCTTGCCGCCTGGGGCACGTTCGATCCGGCCGACTTGACATTCGCGGATCCACCGCCCCGTCCCGCCTGGTCAGAGGCGAAAAGCCTGCTTCAGGATCTGCACGCCATCGACGGTGGCGGCCGCCTGACCGACGACGGCAAGGCCCTTGCGAAATTGCCGCTGCACCCGCGCCTCGCGCATATGGTGATCGAGGGAGCCGCCCGTGGTCTCGGCCGCACCGCAGCCCTGATCGCGCTGATCCTGTCCGAACCGGGTCTTGGCGGCCGCGATCCGGACCTGCGCGCCCGGCTCCGTTTCCTTCGCAACGACAAGAGCCAGCGGGCGAAAGACGGACGGATGCTGGCCGAACGCTGGTTGAAACAGGCGGGAGGATCAGGCCGGGACCTCGACATCGAAAGCGCCGGACTGCTGCTGGCGCTTGCCTATCCGGACCGGGTCGCCCAGCAGCGCGGCCAGACCGGCCGGTTTCGGCTCGCCAACGGAAGGGGCGCGGAACTGGCCCCCGAACACGGCCTGGCACGCGAACCGTTCCTGACCATCGCCGACATCCAGGGCAAGGCCGCCAGCGGCCGCGTCCAGCTGTGTGCGCCGATCACGATGGACGAGATCGAGGATCTCTTTGCCGCCGACATTGTCGAGCAGGACGAGGTTCAACTGACCGGTGACGGCGCGCTGAAGGCCCGGCGGGTCCGGCGCTACAAGGCGGTCGAGCTGAAGTCCGTCCAGATAAAGTCAGCGGATCCGGAGGCGGTCGAGCGGGCTTTGATCGCGGAAGTCCGGCGCCGCGGCGTTTCACGGCTGGACTGGAGCAAGGACCAGCAGCGGCTCAGGAAACGCGTCGCTTATGCGCGCGAGAACGGCGCCGGGGACCTGCCGGATCTCTCCGACGCCGCACTGACCGACACTCTCGAAAACTGGCTGCAGCCGTTTCTGGCGGGCTGCACCAGTCTTGCGACGATCGACGCCGCCCTGCTCGGCAACGCGCTTGCCGCCCTCCTGCCCTATGATGCCGCCGCGCGTCTGGATGTCCTGGCCCCGTCCCATTTCACGGCGCCGACGGGCAGCAAGGTGCCGATCGACTATGGTGCCGCCGCCGGCCCGACCCTGTCGATCCGCGTGCAGGAACTGTTCGGTCTGACCGATCATCCGAGCGTCTGCGACGGCAAACTTCCGCTGATCCTGGAGCTCCTGTCCCCGGCGCAGCGGCCGATCCAGATTACCAAAGATCTGCCCGGCTTCTGGGCCGGGTCGTGGTCGGACGTGAAGGCCGACATGAAGGGCCGCTATCCGAAACATCCCTGGCCGGACGATCCGACATCGGCCGAGGCGACGCGACGGGCGAAGCCGCGGGGGACGTGATTTAGTTCGGATTGACGGGAGTTCGTGGCCGATCCTTCGAGACGGCGCTGGCGCGCCTCCTCAGGATAACGTTGTTGGGTGTTGCACCGGGACGCAGAGACGGCGCTGATACGGGCTTCAGGATGAGGTCGTTGTTTGAAGCGCCAACGAGGCCGCGCCACACATTCAGCGTCATCCTGAGGAGGGCCGAAGGCCCGTCTCGAAGGATCGGCTGTTTGCCGCAGAAAAGTCCGCCTCCCCCTTTGAGAGGAGGAGACCAGACCTCATGCGACGCAACTCCTCAGCCCTGGAAACTTGGCTTCAGAGACTGCGGACACGTTTGCCCCTCAATCGTCGGACGCGGCCACCAGGCTGGCGTTGCCGCCGGCCGCGGCCGTGTTGATCGAGACGACCTGCTCCAGCGCGAACCGGGTCAGGTAGGACGGGCCGCCGGCCTTCGGGCCGGTGCCGGAGAGGCCGGAGCCGCCGAAGGGCTGGGTGCCGACCACCGCGCCGATGGTGTTGCGGTTGACATAGACGTTGCCGACCGAAAGCCGGTCGACGACCTTCTTCACCGTCGCGTCGATGCGGCTGTGCACCCCGAGGGTCAGGCCGTAGCCGGTGCCGGCAATCTGGTCGAGCACCTTGTCGAGATCCCTTGCCTTGTACCGCACCACATGCAGCACCGGACCGAACACCTCGCGGGTCAGGGCCTCGGCCTTGTCCAGCTCGATGATATGCGGCGCGACCCAGGAGCCGTTGGCGAGCTTGCCCTGCGGGGTCTCGCCTGCAAAGCGCAGTTTCTGGCTTTCCTTCATGTCGTCGACATGGGAGAGAATGTTGCCGCGCGCCTCCTCGTCGATCACCGGGCCGATGTCCGTTGACGGCAAACGCGGGTCGCCCAGGCTCAGTTCCCTGGCGGCGCCTTCGAGCATGGTCAGCAGGCTGTCGGCGACATCCTCCTGGACGTAGAGCAGGCGCAGGGCCGAGCAGCGCTGGCCTGCCGAGCGGAAGGCCGACATCATCACGTCGTCGCAGACCTGCTCGGGCAGGGCCGTCGCATCGACGATCATGGCATTGATGCCGCCGGTTTCGGCGATCAGCGGCACGATCGGGCCGCGCTTGGTGGCCAGCGTGCCATTGATCGCCCAGGCGGTTTCGGTGGAACCGGTGAAGGCCACGCCCGCGACGGCCGGATGCGAGGTCAGCGCCGCGCCGACATCACCCTCGCCCGGAAGCAGGTAAAAGGCGTCTTCCGGAACCCCGGCCTGGTACATCAGCCTCGCGGTCTCATAGGCGATCAGCGGGGTCTGTTCCGCCGGTTTGGCGACAACCGCATTGCCTGCCAGCAGCGCGGCACTGATCTGGCCGAGGAAGATCGCCAGCGGGAAGTTCCAGGGCGAGATGCAGACGAAGACACCACGGCCGCGATGGCGATAGCGGTTTTCCTCGCCCGTCGGCCCGGGCATCAGCCGGCCTTCGCCGAACTGCATGCGCGCCTCGGCGGCGTAGTAGCGGCAGAAATCGACCGCCTCGCGGATTTCGGCGATGCCGTCCGTCAGGCATTTGCCCGCTTCCATGGACAGGATCATCATCAGCCGGTCGCGGTTTTCCTCCAGGAGGTCACCGACCTTCTCCAGAGCAGCGGCGCGCTCCTCCACCGGCCGGCGCGACCAGCTCTCGAACCCCTTGCGGGCATTCTCGATCGCCTGGCGCGCGATGTCCTTGTCTGCGAAGCGCACCGTGCCGACTTTCGTGCTGCCGTCCATCGGCGCGAAGACCGGGTTGGCATCACCGGAGGCCTTCAGGCCGGCACCGAGTGGTCCCGCCTCGGTGAACGGCGCAGCGGTTTTTGCCATGCCGGTTGTGAGCCGGTTGCGTTCCGCGGCCCAGCCGAACTCGACACCGTCGGAGTTTTCACGGCTCGCGCCATAAAGGTCGCTCGGCAGCGGGATCGAGCGGTTGACCGCGTGATGGCCGTTGTCGAGCAGTTCGCCTGGCCGCTTGAGCAGCGCGTCCGTCGGAACATTGGCGTCACCGACAATGGTGACGAAGGACGAGTTGGCGCCGTTTTCCAGGAGACGGCGGACCAGATAGGCCAGCAGGTCCTTGTGGCCGCCGACCGGCGCATAGATCCGGCAGGGGAAACCGTCGCGTTCGACGATGGACTTGTAGAGGCTCTCGCCCATGCCGTGGAGGCGCTGGAACTCGTAGCCCTCGGCCTTGCCGCCGGAAAGCTCGATGATCTGGGCCACCGTCAGGGCATTGTGGGTCGCGAATTGCGGGTAGAGCACGTCGCGCGCGGCCAGCATGCGCTTGGCGCAGCACAGATAGGAAAGATCGGTGGCCGCCTTGCGCGTGAAGACCGGGTAGTTCTCCGCGCCGCCTTCCTGGGCGTGCTTGATTTCCGTGTCCCAGTAAGCGCCCTTGACGAGGCGCACCATCAGCTTGCGGTTGGTCCTGCGGGCCGCGTTGACCAGCCAGTCGATCACGTGAACGCCGCGCTTCTGGTAGGCCTGCACCGCCAGGCCGAAGCCGTCCCAGCCTTCGGTGACCGGATCGTTGAGCAGGGCCGCGATGACGTCGAGCGAGATCTCGAGACGATCGGCCTCCTCCGCATCGACGGTGAAATTGAGATTGCGGTCCTTGGCCATCTGCACCAGCTCGCGCAGCCTGGGCAGCAGCTCGTCGCGCACGCGCTCGCCGTTGACGGCCTCGTAGCGCGGATGCAGCGCCGACAGCTTGACGGAAATGCCCGGACGGTCCGGCAGTTTCCTGTCGCCGGCGGACTTGCCGATCGCCTCGATGGCATTGGCATAGGAATGGAAATAGCGCTCCGCGTCCCGCGCGGTGCGCGCGCCCTCGCCGAGCATGTCGTAAGAATAGCGGTAGCCCTTGGCTTCCTGGGTCCTGGCACGCTCCAGGGCCTTCTGGATGGTTTCCCCAAGCACGAACTGGTGGCCAAGCAACTGCATCGCCTTGCGGGTCGCCACCCGCACGGTCGGCATGCCCATGCGCTTGACCAGGCTGGAGAGAACCGATTGCGGCGTGTCGCCCGGATGCAGGAGACGCGAGGTCACGCCGAGCGCCCAGGAAGAGGCGGAGACGAGCCAGGTGTCGGACTTGGGGCCGGACGGGTCGTCGAATTTGGCTGCGGCCAACTTGTCCTCGATCAGCTTGTCGGCGGTCTTGGCATCCGGCACGCGCAGCAGCGCTTCGGCCAGCACCATCATGGCAAGGCCTTCACGCGTGGTCAGGCCGAATTCGCGCATGAAGTCCTCGACACCGCCAAGGCCCACCTGGACGGCGCGCATGTCCTCGATATAGCCGCGGGCGCGCTGGTCGATCAGCTTTTCCACCACCGGGTCGCCCTTGGCCTCTTTCAAAAGGGCTTCGACAAGCGGTCTGTCATCGGGGGCATAAGCCGCACGGAACGGCTCCAGGTCTGTTGTATCGATCTTCGTCATGGCGGCAGCAGTTGCAGTCATGAGGAACCTCCCAAAGGGGCCGCGCGCGGCCGTGTCATCAGATTTCCCTAAAATATCCCATTTTGATGGCCGATTTTCCCTGTTTTTCAGTCTCATTACCGTGTATTCTCAGGTGAAAAACGAATTCTGAAAGTAAATTCACTATGCTTGATGCGATAGACCGGCGTATTCTGAAGGTTCTCCAGCAGGATGGCCGCATCACCAACACCGATCTCGCCGAACGGATCAGCCTTTCGGCGACCGCAACGGCCGAACGAATGAAGCGTCTGGTGCGCGAAGGTTACATCGAGCACTTCTCCGCCAGCCTCGATCCGAAGAAGGTCGAGCGTGGCCTGCTGGTGTTTGTCGAGATCCGGCTTGAGCGCACATCGCCGGAGATCTTCGATGCCTTCAAGGTCGCGGTGGAGCGTTCCTCCGACATCATGGAATGCCATATGGTCGCCGGCGGGTTCGACTACCTGATGAAAAGCCGGGTCAAGGACATGGAAGCCTATCGCGCGTTTCTCTCCGATGTGGTGCTGGCGCTGCCCGGCGTGCGCGAGACCCATACCTACGCGGTCATGGAGGAAATCAAGGACACGCATATCCTGCCGGTCTAGCGTCATGTGGAAAGACCTCAAAACATGGGCGCAGACCCTGAAGCGGGACACCATCGCCCTCTATCTCGCCGTCCGCGATCCGCGAACACCCTGGTATGCAAAGGCCATCGCGGCTGTCGTCGTGGCCTACGCGCTCTCTCCCATCGATCTCATTCCGGATTTCATTCCCGTCCTTGGCTATCTCGACGACATCCTGCTTGTCCCGATCGGTCTGTGGATTGCCATTTGCCTCGTTCCCGGTGAGGTGCTTGAGGATTGCAGGACACGTGCGCGGCGGCTCGTCGAGCGGCCGACCAGCAGGACAGCCGCTTTCTTTGTCGTGTTCCTTTGGGCCGCAATGGCAGCTCTGGCGGGCTGGATAATTCTGCGGCCGGCTGTGCTATCCCTTCAAACCTGAAGCCCGCCCGCATCGTTTCCGCGAACGCCGTTCACAAAGCCTTGTCTTGACCGTGCAATGCCGCTTGCGCGAGGGAACAGGACCGGCTTCGCCCCGACACCAGAGGACTTTTCGATGACACGACTTTTCGCAGCCACGCTTTGCCTCCTGGGAACGCTGCTCCTGCCCCAGAACGGCATGGCACAGGATCTCGACCCGGCGGAGACGCAGGAGTGGCAGCGCGTGCTCGAGGAGGCCAGGGGCCAGACCCTCTATTTTCATGCCTGGGGCGGCGAGCCACGCATCAATGCCTATATCGGCTGGGCCGCGCGGGAAGTGGAAGGCGATTTCGGCGTCCGTGTCATCCACGTCAAGGTCAGTGACACCGCGACGGTTGTCTCCCAGGTGCTGGCGGAGAAATCCGTCGGCAAGGGGTCGGGCGGCGCGGTCGATCTCATCTGGATCAACGGCGAGAACTTCGCGGCGATGAAAAACCAGGGCCTGCTCGCCGAGGCGGGCTGGGCCGAGACCCTGCCGAACTGGCGCTATGTCGACGTGGAAAACAAGCCCACCGTGACTGTTGATTTCACGGTGCCGACAGATGGCCAGGAGAGCCCCTGGGGCATGGCCAAGCTGGTGTTCATGTATGACAGCGCCCGCCTCGATACGCCTCCGGCTACGCTCGACGGCCTGCTTGCCTATGCGAAGGCCAATCCGGGCCGTTTTGCCTACCCGCAGCCGCCCAATTTCTACGGCACGACCTTCCTCAAGCAGATTCTAGTCGGCACGATCGAGGACAGGGATCTCCTGTCCGAACCGGTAGAGAACGCCGACTTCGACGCGTTGACGAAGCCGCTGTTCGCCTATCTGGACGAACTGCATGGCTCCCTGTGGCGGAAGGGGGCGGCCTTTCCGAAGAACGCTGCCCACATGCGCCAGCTCCTGGCCGACGGCGAGCTGGACATCGCCTTTTCATTCAATCCCGGCGACGCCTCCGGTGCGATTGCCAATGGCGAGCTGCCGCCCAGCGTGCGCACCTTCGTGCTCGACGGCGGCACGATCGGCAACACCCATTTTGTCGCCATTCCCTTCAACAGCTCCAACAAGGCCGCCGCCAAGGTATTCGCTGATTTCCTGCTGACCCCGATAGCCCAGACCCGCAAGCAGGATCCCGAAGTCTGGGGCGACCCGACCGTGCTCAACGTCGCCGCATTGCCGGCCAATGAAAAGGCCTTGTTCGAGGCTCTGGACCTTGGTCCGGCGACGCTTACACCGGAGGAACTCGGTCCGGTGTTGCCCGAACCGCATCCCAGCTGGGTGGCCGCGCTTGAAGAAGCCTGGCTGAAACGCTACGGCGTGGAATGACCGGGCCGGGCAGTTGACCTCCCGCCGGGCCCGATTTCCGGAAATCCCTACCGTTCTTGTCGCGGCCTTGCTGGCGGGGCCGGTTCTGGCCGGGCTAGCCGGCACGGTGCTGCCGGCCTTCGGTTATCTGCCGGTACTTGGGTATGACAGCTTCTCGCTTGCCCCGTTCAAGGACCTGTTCGCGGTCCCCGGGCTGGCGGTGTCCGCAAAGCTCAGCTTCGCCACCGGTCTGTCCGCCTCGCTGCTGTCGCTTGCCATCGTTCTGGTGTTCACCGCCGGCTGGTCCGGAACCGCGACATTCCGGCGCCTGACCCGATTTGTGTCCCCGCTCCTCTCGGTGCCTCACGCCGCGGCGGCCATCGGCCTGGCCTTCCTGATCGCCCCGTCCGGGTTCCTTGTCCGGGCGGTGTCGCCCTGGGCAACGGGCTGGACGCGGCCGCCGGATGTCCTGATACTGAACGACCCGCTTGGCCTGGCGATGACCTTCGGCCTCGTCGCAAAGGAAGTCCCGTTTCTCTTCCTGATGACCCTCGCCGCGCTCAATCGTCCGCATATCCGCGACGCCTACAGGGCCGGCGCCAGCCTCGGCTACGGCCGCATGGCCACCTTCTTCAAGATCGTGCTGCCGCAGATCTATCCGCTGATCCGCCTGCCCATGCTGGCCGTGATCGCCTATGCGACGTCCGTCGTCGATGTTGCGGTCATTCTCGGCCCGACAACGCCGGCGCCGCTCGCTCCCAGGCTGGTCACCTGGATGAGCGATCCGGACCTGTCCAGACGGTTGATGGCCTCGGCCGGAGCGCTGCTGCAACTCGGCCTGACGACAGGCGCCTTGCTGTGCTACCTGGTTCTGGAGCGGCTCGCCCGCTCAGTCCTGCTCCGCGGGCTTTCCAGCGGCCAACGCCGTCGCCGGGACGGACCGGGCCGGATCGCCGGTCTGGTGCTGATGGTTGCCGTGATTGCCGTGATGGTGCTGTCCCTGATGCTGCTCGGGCTCTGGTCCACGACAAGGTCCTGGTGGTTTCCCGCGGTGCTGCCGCAAAGCTGGGACCTCACGCGCCTGGCGGACACGGTCACGATGGGCGCACCGGCACTTTGGGCGACGCTCGCCCTCGCGGCAGCCGCCGCGGGTCTTGCCACGGGACTGACCCTGTGGCTCCTGGAGGCGCGCGACCAGAGTGGCCGGAGGGCCGGAAACAAGCTGAAAGTGCTTGTATTCCTGCCGCTGCTTCTGCCCCAGATCGGTTTCCTGTTCGGGCTGCAGATGCTGTTTCTGCGCATCGGGTTGAGCGGAAGTTTTTCAGCCGTGCTGCTTGCGCATCTCGTGTTCGTGTTTCCCTATGCCGTTCTTTCCCTCAGCGATCCGTGGTCCCGGCTCGACCCGCGCTATGCCAAGGCCGCCGCCGCCATCGGAGCGTCCCGCATGCGCATCTTCTGGCAGATCCGTCTGCCCCTGCTGCTCAGGCCCGTTCTGGTCACCCTTGCGGTCGCGGCAGCCGTTTCCGTCGGCCAGTATCTGCCGACGCTGATGATCGGCGCGGGCCGGATCGTCACCATAACCTCGGAAAGCGTGGCGCTGGCGAGCGGCGGCAATCGGCCGGCGGCGGCACTTTATGCGCTGATGCAGCTTCTGATTCCGCTTGCCGGTTTTGTGTTGGCAGCCCTTGTGCCAGCCGTCCTGCACCGCAACCGTGCCGCCATGCGGCTGGAGAGAAGATGACCGCCTTGTCCACACCCGGCGCCGGGTCCGGCCTTGTTCTTGAAGACGTTGCCCTTAGCCTCGAGGGCAGGCTGCTGCTCAGGATCGACTGCCGGATCGCGGCAGGCTCCGTGCTTACGATTATGGGCGAGAGCGGCAGCGGCAAATCGAGCCTTCTGGATTTCATCGCCGGTTTCCTGCGCCCGGACTTCAAAGCTTCGGGCCGGGTTCTGCTGGACGGCAAGGACTTGACGGGTCTTGCGGCGCAGGACCGGCATATCGGCCTGATGTTTCAGACGCCGCTCCTGTTTCCGCACATGTCGGTGCAGCAAAACCTGATGTTCGCAATCCCGCCCGGCATCCGCAAGCGGTCCCTCAGGCGCGAGATGGCGGAACTGGCGCTTGCCGATGCGGGCCTTGCCGGCTTCGGCGGCCGCGATCCGACGACCCTGTCCGGCGGTCAGCAGACCCGCGTCGCGCTGATGCGAACCCTGCTTGCCGACCCGCAGGCGCTGCTGCTGGACGAACCGTTTTCCAGCCTGGACAAGGCCCGGAGGGCGGACATCCGTGCACAGGTCTTCGAAGCGGCGCGGCAAAAGGGTCTGCCGGTGCTGCTTGTGACCCATGATGAAGACGATGCCGAGGCGGCCGGTGGCGAGGTTCACCGCCTGAACGGCAGCAGCGGAACAGTTTGATGGTCCGTCCCGCCCGGATGCCCCGTGCGCGGTGCCGTTATTCCGCCTGGTCTGCAGACCTTGCCTGTAGCAGGGCGTAATTGTCGATGCCGATCTGTTCGATGAGGCCGAGCTGGGTTTCCAGGAAGTCGATATGGCCTTCCTCGTCGCCAAGCAGCCGTTCGAACAGTGCCATGGTAACGAAGTCTCCGAGCTCCCGGCAGACTTCACGGGCTTCCTTGTAAAGCGCGCGGGCCACGTATTCGGCCGCCAGATCGCCTTCCAGGCATTCCTTCAGCGACTGGCCGATACGCAGGGGATCGAGGGTCTGCAGGTTCGGCAGGCCTTCCAGGAAAATGATCCGGTCCATCAGTTCCTGGGCATGCGCGCGCTCCTCGTCGGCCTCGACGAGTTCCTTGGCGGCCAGCTTGCCATAGCCCCAGTCGTCGAGCAGGCGGGCATGGACCCAGAACTGGTTGACCACCGTCAACTCGTGACGCAGCGACTTGTTCAGATATTCAATGACGCGCGGATCGCCCTTCATAGGTCCTCTCCCTGGTTACCGTCCGGTGGCCCGTTTTCGGGGCATGTCGACCGGTTTCGCATTTCCTGTTTCTTCAGAGCTTTTTTCGTGAATGATGTCAATCACCGCCGGAAAACATCCCCCGCAGCGCGGCCGGCAGCCCAGATGACGGAACACCGCGCCCGGTGTGGGCACCTTGCCGTTCGGGTCCGCGCGCATTTCCTCCGCCGCCTCGCGGAGCTGCTTGTCAGACAGAACGTTACAGGAGCAAATGATCATTGTAGGATCCGGCGCGCGTCCTCATATGCGGACAGAGTGGCATTGACGAATTCCTGCGCAATATCGAAACTTTACCATAAGAGTCAACTTTTTCCGGACCTCCGGGATCAGACAAGGGATCATTATGAACGGCAAGCCTCATACGGATGACCGTCCCACACTCGTGCTGACCGGCGCAAGCCGCGGCATCGGCCATGCGACGGTCAAGCGGTTTTCCGCCGAAGGCTGGCGGGTGATCACCTGCTCCCGGCAGGCGTTCTCCGACAAATGCCCGTGGCCGATGGGACCGGAGGATCATATCCAGGTCGATCTGTCCGATCCGGAAAACCTCGGCTTTGCGACTCAGGAGATCCGCAAGCGGCTGGAGGTGAACGGCTCGAAGCTGAACGCGCTGGTCAACAATGCCGGTATCAGCCCCAAGGGCGCGGAAGGTGCGCGCCTCGACTCACTGACCACGCCCATGCATGAGTGGCGCACGGTCTTCCAGGTGAATTTCTTCGCGCCGATCCTGCTTGGCCGTGGTCTGTTCAAGGAACTGAAAAACGCCGGCGGCTCGGTGGTCAATGTCACCTCGATCGCGGGCATGCGGGTACATCCCTTCGCAGGCACGGCCTACGCAACCTCAAAGGCGGCGCTGGCCTCCCTGACTCGCGAAATGGCCGCCGATTTCGGACCGCACGGCATTCGCGTCAACGCCATTGCCCCGGGTGAAATCGATACCTCGATCCTGTCGCCGGGAACGGAAGACATGATCGAGGACATCCCGCTGCGCCGCCTGGGCCTGCCGGGCGAGGTCGCCGATACGATCTACTATCTGTGTTCGGACAAATCCTCCTATGTCAGCGGAGCCGAGATCCACATCAATGGCGGGCAACACGTCTAGGGTCAGGACCCATCAATTTGATTGAAATGGCGCAACAAACGGCGATGAGCTGCGAGGAAAAGCGTGACAAGCGGGCTTCCTGCCCGGTTGAGCGCTTTAACACAGCAGATCGAAGCCGTTTTTGCGTCCCTCCGGGATAGGGTGAATTTGCCCGGCAACGTCGTTGCAAATCTTTGGAAACCGGACGGTTTCCTGCAGATTCGCGCCTCGTATCCGAACAAATTCATCCCTACCATTGCATTCAAATTGATGGGTCCTGACCCTAGATCAGGCCTACAACCCTGAATAAACGATTCGTTTTATTGCAATAGTTGCGCAAAGTTATCTTTTGTTAACAGTCAAACCGACTCTGAGCTATGTAACACCTGAAGATTATTCCCCCGGTTTACCTAATCTTCATCGCCCCCCGTAATAGTGAAAGTACAAATGCGGCAATTCCGGCTGTGCGGGGACGATATGAAGCGACTATTGAAGGTTCTCACCGACTTGAAATTCGGGTTCAAGGTTGGCGGCGGTTTTTTGGCCGTTCTGCTCTTGACGGCGGTTGTCGGCGGTGCCGGCTTCCTGGCCATCTACAACCTGTCCTCCAGCTTCAACGTGGCGGACCAGGCGTCCAAGGTCGCCGCTCAGGTTCAGGCCACATCGCTGCAGCGTGAGGACTACCTGAACAACCCGTCGGCGGAACTGACCGACGCTGTCCATCAGGAAATCGCCAGCCTGGAGGCGTCCCTGCAGACGCTTGCACAGGGTGTCGCCGGCGACACGCAGTCCGAAGCCCAGGTGGCCGGAGCCATCGACGCCGTTTCGCAATTCAGCGCCACTTTCGACCAGGTTGTCGCCCAGACCACCCAGCAGTCGGAACGG carries:
- a CDS encoding ATP-binding cassette domain-containing protein; the protein is MTALSTPGAGSGLVLEDVALSLEGRLLLRIDCRIAAGSVLTIMGESGSGKSSLLDFIAGFLRPDFKASGRVLLDGKDLTGLAAQDRHIGLMFQTPLLFPHMSVQQNLMFAIPPGIRKRSLRREMAELALADAGLAGFGGRDPTTLSGGQQTRVALMRTLLADPQALLLDEPFSSLDKARRADIRAQVFEAARQKGLPVLLVTHDEDDAEAAGGEVHRLNGSSGTV
- a CDS encoding (2Fe-2S)-binding protein; translated protein: MIICSCNVLSDKQLREAAEEMRADPNGKVPTPGAVFRHLGCRPRCGGCFPAVIDIIHEKSSEETGNAKPVDMPRKRATGR
- a CDS encoding SDR family NAD(P)-dependent oxidoreductase, translated to MNGKPHTDDRPTLVLTGASRGIGHATVKRFSAEGWRVITCSRQAFSDKCPWPMGPEDHIQVDLSDPENLGFATQEIRKRLEVNGSKLNALVNNAGISPKGAEGARLDSLTTPMHEWRTVFQVNFFAPILLGRGLFKELKNAGGSVVNVTSIAGMRVHPFAGTAYATSKAALASLTREMAADFGPHGIRVNAIAPGEIDTSILSPGTEDMIEDIPLRRLGLPGEVADTIYYLCSDKSSYVSGAEIHINGGQHV
- the bfr gene encoding bacterioferritin; the protein is MKGDPRVIEYLNKSLRHELTVVNQFWVHARLLDDWGYGKLAAKELVEADEERAHAQELMDRIIFLEGLPNLQTLDPLRIGQSLKECLEGDLAAEYVARALYKEAREVCRELGDFVTMALFERLLGDEEGHIDFLETQLGLIEQIGIDNYALLQARSADQAE
- a CDS encoding ABC transporter permease, producing the protein MTSRRARFPEIPTVLVAALLAGPVLAGLAGTVLPAFGYLPVLGYDSFSLAPFKDLFAVPGLAVSAKLSFATGLSASLLSLAIVLVFTAGWSGTATFRRLTRFVSPLLSVPHAAAAIGLAFLIAPSGFLVRAVSPWATGWTRPPDVLILNDPLGLAMTFGLVAKEVPFLFLMTLAALNRPHIRDAYRAGASLGYGRMATFFKIVLPQIYPLIRLPMLAVIAYATSVVDVAVILGPTTPAPLAPRLVTWMSDPDLSRRLMASAGALLQLGLTTGALLCYLVLERLARSVLLRGLSSGQRRRRDGPGRIAGLVLMVAVIAVMVLSLMLLGLWSTTRSWWFPAVLPQSWDLTRLADTVTMGAPALWATLALAAAAAGLATGLTLWLLEARDQSGRRAGNKLKVLVFLPLLLPQIGFLFGLQMLFLRIGLSGSFSAVLLAHLVFVFPYAVLSLSDPWSRLDPRYAKAAAAIGASRMRIFWQIRLPLLLRPVLVTLAVAAAVSVGQYLPTLMIGAGRIVTITSESVALASGGNRPAAALYALMQLLIPLAGFVLAALVPAVLHRNRAAMRLERR